A single region of the Neomonachus schauinslandi chromosome 3, ASM220157v2, whole genome shotgun sequence genome encodes:
- the LOC110580673 gene encoding small integral membrane protein 30-like: protein MTSVSTQLLLVLISLLLVLPVVEAVEAGDAVALLLGVALSIIGICTCLGVYARKRNGQM, encoded by the coding sequence ATGACCTCAGTTTCAACACAGTTGCTCTTGGTCCTCATCTCACTGCTTTTGGTGCTGCCTGTTGTTGAAGCAGTAGAAGCTGGAGATGCAGTCGCTCTCTTGTTAGGTGTGGCTCTCAGCATTATAGGCATTTGCACTTGTTTGGGGGTATATGCACGAAAGAGGAATGGACAAATGTGA